From Nitratidesulfovibrio vulgaris str. Hildenborough, a single genomic window includes:
- a CDS encoding radical SAM protein: MEYISLNRLGGAAGCPADAEAAARFRAALPEGCKGTFAVARRIAPVIIDFDLVMQEGAASVSLAKGLGLPVVPCIRRQVERARTDFPQRLQLELTNCCNNDCVMCPRHGGHFTRKPKHMDLDLVRRALDEIAQHYNYQLQLFHIGEPLLHPRIFEILDMLEDYPTLGRKWISSKGQELTPDIMRRVLTSKVDYFNYSLLAMTPATYARIVPNGDYATVRGNLERLADLKRDLGVQRPYLRAQMIEMDEALHEIDAFLDTWADRVDLLSVNRLETFSNRIDAKVTSAIKPRESIGPRACKRLERGDLYILSNGEVTVCDTDFNGELSLGNLNETTLAEMARGARYRQIIDSHERGDYSQIELCRHCEDWNL; this comes from the coding sequence ATGGAATACATCTCGCTCAATCGACTGGGTGGCGCGGCCGGATGCCCCGCCGATGCAGAGGCCGCAGCGCGTTTTCGCGCGGCATTGCCCGAAGGCTGCAAGGGCACGTTCGCCGTGGCACGGCGCATCGCGCCTGTGATCATCGACTTCGACCTCGTGATGCAGGAAGGCGCGGCGTCGGTCTCGCTGGCGAAGGGGCTGGGCCTGCCCGTGGTGCCCTGCATCCGTCGGCAGGTGGAACGCGCACGCACCGACTTCCCCCAGCGGTTGCAACTCGAACTCACCAACTGCTGCAACAACGACTGCGTCATGTGCCCCCGGCACGGCGGGCATTTCACCCGCAAGCCCAAGCACATGGACCTCGACCTCGTGCGACGCGCACTGGATGAGATAGCACAGCACTACAACTACCAGTTGCAGCTCTTCCACATCGGCGAACCGCTGTTGCATCCGCGTATCTTCGAGATACTCGACATGCTCGAAGACTACCCCACGCTGGGCCGCAAGTGGATAAGCTCGAAGGGGCAGGAACTCACCCCAGACATCATGCGCCGTGTGCTCACCTCGAAGGTGGACTATTTCAACTATTCGCTGCTCGCCATGACGCCCGCCACCTATGCCCGCATCGTCCCCAACGGCGACTACGCCACGGTGCGCGGCAACCTCGAACGACTGGCGGACCTCAAGCGCGACCTCGGCGTACAGCGACCCTACCTGCGGGCGCAGATGATCGAGATGGACGAAGCCCTGCACGAGATAGACGCCTTTCTCGACACATGGGCCGACAGGGTCGACCTGCTTTCCGTCAACCGTCTCGAGACCTTCAGCAACCGCATCGACGCCAAGGTGACGAGCGCCATCAAGCCGCGCGAATCCATAGGCCCGCGCGCCTGCAAACGGCTTGAGCGTGGCGACCTCTACATCCTCTCCAACGGCGAGGTCACCGTGTGCGACACCGACTTCAACGGTGAACTCAGCCTGGGCAACCTCAATGAGACGACGCTTGCGGAGATGGCGCGGGGCGCGCGGTATCGTCAGATTATCGACAGCCACGAGCGCGGCGACTATTCGCAGATAGAGCTTTGCCGTCATTGCGAAGACTGGAACCTGTAG
- a CDS encoding radical SAM protein, translating into MNASRSLPPVIIQATNIAPLRGKHLLPLVEGRTVIEVLIGRLRGIWHDDICVATSDLPDDDALCAHVAALGAQVVRGPHRDLVKRLILAAEAMHCDHFVRVMGAAPFVCIPRLADLAAEHAERGVEFSYNEHRMGVPRGLGGQVVSVDMLKRLDAADISAEVRQEFAYSVLQNAEHFAVHRQDSDLPRLALDFHLETTKDLSLLREIAVNVPDVTIEAIIDYAAQHPALHTLSRAFPPKEVGLEKLFLHPEKILALTSQNGLPDASFPVSVELSLTNRCNLACVWCSDKDLRGRQGVKATLSLDTVRRLTHELREGGTKGIVIEGGGEPTLHPDFAAIVACITDAGMGAGLITNGVVTLPPDVLRRLDWVRVSLDSSTRAEFQNAKGRDAFETVMGNIAHFARHCPTVGIGYVVTRHNTEHLESLVLRARQAKASYIQFRPVIDAPDIAPEDFNLDYLKLFETDGFCVNTDAMRDNQVRGNSNLPCRAHPLTSVIGADGSVHLCGRLNIFDWFEPIGNINEQSFGDIWRGAKRKSAAKALADPGFCGQWCPECRITKFNQLLWRLSQSRTRNFI; encoded by the coding sequence ATGAACGCATCACGCAGTCTTCCACCCGTCATCATACAGGCGACCAACATCGCGCCGTTGCGCGGCAAACACCTGTTGCCACTGGTGGAAGGCCGCACGGTCATCGAGGTGCTCATCGGCAGGCTGCGCGGCATCTGGCACGACGACATCTGCGTGGCGACCTCCGACCTGCCCGATGACGACGCCCTGTGCGCGCATGTGGCCGCACTGGGGGCGCAGGTGGTGCGCGGGCCGCACCGCGACCTCGTGAAGCGGCTCATCCTCGCGGCAGAGGCCATGCACTGCGACCATTTCGTGCGCGTCATGGGTGCCGCCCCCTTCGTGTGCATCCCCCGTCTTGCCGACCTCGCAGCGGAACACGCCGAACGCGGCGTGGAGTTCAGCTACAACGAACACCGCATGGGCGTCCCGCGAGGCCTCGGCGGGCAGGTGGTTTCTGTCGACATGCTGAAGCGACTCGACGCCGCCGACATCTCCGCCGAAGTGCGTCAGGAATTCGCCTATTCCGTTCTCCAGAACGCGGAACATTTTGCCGTGCACCGGCAGGACAGCGACCTGCCCCGCCTCGCCCTCGACTTCCACCTTGAGACGACCAAGGACCTCTCCCTGCTGCGCGAAATCGCCGTCAACGTGCCCGATGTGACCATCGAGGCCATCATCGACTATGCGGCGCAGCACCCCGCCCTGCACACCCTCTCGCGGGCCTTTCCGCCCAAGGAGGTGGGGCTTGAGAAGCTGTTCCTCCACCCCGAGAAGATACTGGCCCTCACCAGCCAGAACGGACTGCCCGACGCCTCGTTCCCCGTCAGCGTGGAACTGTCGCTCACCAACCGCTGCAACCTCGCCTGCGTGTGGTGCTCCGACAAGGACCTGCGCGGACGGCAGGGCGTGAAGGCAACCCTGTCGCTCGACACCGTGCGCCGTCTCACCCATGAACTGCGCGAGGGCGGCACCAAGGGCATCGTCATCGAGGGTGGCGGCGAACCGACGCTGCACCCCGACTTCGCCGCCATCGTCGCGTGCATCACCGATGCGGGCATGGGTGCGGGACTCATCACCAACGGCGTGGTGACCCTCCCTCCCGACGTGCTGCGACGCCTCGACTGGGTGCGCGTGAGTCTCGACAGTTCGACCCGCGCCGAGTTCCAGAACGCCAAGGGGCGCGACGCCTTCGAGACCGTCATGGGCAACATCGCCCACTTCGCCCGGCACTGCCCCACCGTGGGCATCGGCTACGTGGTGACGCGGCACAACACCGAACACCTTGAGAGTCTCGTGCTGCGGGCGCGACAGGCCAAGGCGAGCTACATCCAGTTTCGCCCCGTCATCGACGCCCCCGACATCGCCCCCGAAGACTTCAACCTCGACTACCTCAAGCTCTTCGAGACCGACGGCTTCTGCGTCAACACCGACGCCATGCGCGACAATCAGGTACGGGGCAACAGCAACCTGCCCTGCCGCGCGCATCCGCTCACCTCGGTCATCGGGGCCGACGGGTCGGTGCACCTGTGCGGCAGGCTGAACATCTTCGACTGGTTCGAACCCATCGGCAACATCAACGAGCAGTCGTTCGGCGACATCTGGCGTGGCGCGAAGCGCAAGAGTGCCGCAAAGGCCCTTGCCGACCCCGGCTTCTGCGGGCAGTGGTGCCCCGAATGCCGCATCACCAAATTCAACCAGCTTCTGTGGCGTCTCTCGCAATCACGAACCCGCAACTTCATATAG
- a CDS encoding DegT/DnrJ/EryC1/StrS family aminotransferase, translating into MRVIIEEAYRQRLHERLEEVFDSGFLSDGPMTRRFEEAFGTFTGLGAKAVSNGGAGLWALLEYAGVRGGEVIVPANTFWATALAARRAGATPVYADCCRDDLCLDLEDVRRKVTPATRAVVLVHIGGHIAFRAEEIASFCRERGIALIEDCAHVHGGTWNGKTGGHYGIGGSYSFYATKTMPLGEGGMVVSADPAVLEFVERFRNYGKQVVDGVVTYPMKDAFNFRMSEMQAALGMVQLERMPRILAWKRELAARYDAIFENRVRFPEGMESGYYKYIVFDAPALREATGKVFARTDLGPVIEDKDWNLPGTAWVVEHHQCPPIWYGWDGFDLDVPGLRARLLG; encoded by the coding sequence ATGCGCGTCATCATCGAAGAAGCCTATCGCCAACGGCTTCACGAACGCCTTGAGGAGGTGTTCGACTCCGGCTTCCTCTCCGACGGCCCCATGACCCGCCGCTTCGAGGAGGCCTTCGGCACGTTCACCGGGCTGGGGGCGAAGGCCGTCTCCAACGGCGGCGCAGGACTCTGGGCGTTGCTCGAATACGCCGGGGTACGCGGTGGCGAGGTCATCGTGCCCGCCAACACCTTCTGGGCCACGGCCCTCGCCGCCAGACGCGCGGGCGCCACCCCCGTCTACGCCGACTGCTGCCGCGACGACCTGTGCCTCGACCTCGAAGACGTGCGCCGCAAGGTGACTCCTGCCACACGCGCCGTCGTCCTCGTCCACATCGGCGGGCACATCGCCTTCCGCGCCGAGGAGATTGCCTCCTTCTGCCGCGAACGCGGCATCGCCCTCATCGAAGACTGCGCCCATGTCCACGGCGGCACATGGAACGGCAAGACCGGCGGGCATTACGGCATCGGCGGCAGCTATTCCTTCTACGCCACCAAGACCATGCCCCTAGGCGAAGGCGGCATGGTTGTCAGTGCCGACCCCGCCGTACTGGAATTCGTCGAACGCTTCCGCAACTACGGCAAGCAGGTCGTGGACGGCGTGGTCACCTACCCCATGAAGGACGCCTTCAACTTCCGCATGAGCGAGATGCAGGCGGCACTGGGCATGGTGCAACTGGAACGGATGCCCCGCATTCTTGCATGGAAGCGTGAACTCGCGGCCCGCTACGACGCCATCTTCGAGAATCGCGTGCGTTTCCCCGAAGGCATGGAATCGGGCTACTACAAGTACATCGTCTTCGACGCCCCCGCACTGCGCGAGGCCACGGGCAAGGTCTTCGCCCGCACCGACCTCGGCCCCGTCATCGAAGACAAGGACTGGAACCTGCCCGGTACGGCATGGGTGGTCGAACACCACCAGTGCCCGCCCATCTGGTACGGTTGGGACGGCTTCGACCTCGACGTGCCGGGGCTGCGTGCCCGGCTTCTGGGGTAG
- a CDS encoding cytidylyltransferase domain-containing protein: MAFVQARMGSTRLPGKSLMPVWNGMGVLEMTLRRALRARTLSGVVLCTSTDPACDALETLASGLGVQAFRGPEDDVLTRYALATERFEPDAVVRICADSPLVCPEGIDALVAFFRDEGLDYAAHAMDGTGLPDGLGCEVFTAAALAQAHAEATAPEDREHVSLFIRHRPERFRQATLAADAALRAPGVSLDVDTQDDLDALRRFIMALPPSEGPFWSADAIAPLARGLHTPPQGTSMDIASDDYHDFFIRDGKLIGEFEQMYRKSRHAPWHQDEACDKWFNKVSAALVGHALDDPSVRTVFEVGSGLGYFLSQFAGEGRTLTGTDVSATAVEKARALFPGISFEVDDIRFEGRRGPYDLCLMQAVCWCIFPHMDDVVRNVTATVRPGGYLFLGECFQPLDGPFAGKDVIPTPDALIGHFSHAFDTVADVRVTRGEMGGGPIIYWLGRRRG, encoded by the coding sequence ATGGCCTTCGTTCAGGCGCGGATGGGTTCGACGCGCCTTCCCGGCAAATCGCTCATGCCCGTATGGAACGGCATGGGCGTGCTGGAGATGACGTTGCGCCGCGCCCTGCGCGCCCGCACCCTTTCGGGGGTCGTGCTGTGCACCAGCACCGACCCCGCCTGCGACGCGCTGGAGACGCTGGCTAGCGGCCTTGGCGTTCAGGCCTTCAGAGGGCCGGAAGACGACGTGCTGACACGCTATGCACTGGCGACGGAACGATTCGAACCCGATGCCGTGGTACGCATCTGCGCCGACAGCCCCCTCGTGTGCCCCGAAGGCATCGACGCGCTGGTCGCCTTCTTCCGTGATGAAGGACTCGACTACGCCGCCCACGCCATGGACGGCACGGGGCTGCCCGACGGCCTCGGGTGCGAGGTGTTCACCGCCGCCGCCCTTGCGCAGGCGCACGCCGAAGCCACCGCCCCCGAAGACCGCGAACACGTTTCGCTCTTCATCCGCCATCGACCGGAACGTTTCAGACAGGCGACACTTGCCGCAGACGCAGCCCTGCGCGCCCCCGGCGTATCCCTCGACGTGGATACGCAAGACGACCTCGACGCGCTGCGCCGTTTCATCATGGCCCTGCCGCCCTCCGAAGGCCCCTTCTGGAGTGCGGACGCCATCGCCCCCCTCGCACGGGGGCTGCATACGCCGCCACAAGGAACCTCCATGGACATCGCCTCCGACGACTACCACGACTTCTTCATCAGGGACGGGAAACTCATCGGCGAGTTCGAACAGATGTACCGCAAGTCGCGCCATGCCCCGTGGCATCAGGACGAGGCCTGCGACAAGTGGTTCAACAAGGTCTCTGCCGCACTGGTGGGACACGCGCTTGACGACCCGTCCGTACGCACGGTGTTCGAGGTCGGCAGCGGCCTCGGCTACTTCCTTTCCCAATTCGCGGGCGAAGGCCGCACCCTGACGGGCACCGACGTCTCCGCCACCGCCGTGGAGAAGGCACGCGCCCTGTTTCCCGGCATCTCGTTCGAGGTGGACGACATCCGCTTCGAGGGGCGACGCGGCCCCTACGACCTTTGCCTCATGCAGGCGGTGTGCTGGTGCATCTTCCCGCACATGGACGACGTGGTCCGCAACGTCACCGCCACGGTACGACCGGGCGGATACCTCTTTCTCGGCGAGTGCTTCCAGCCTCTGGACGGCCCCTTCGCGGGCAAGGACGTCATCCCCACGCCCGATGCGCTCATCGGGCATTTCAGCCATGCCTTCGACACCGTGGCCGACGTGCGCGTCACCCGCGGCGAGATGGGCGGCGGCCCCATCATCTACTGGCTGGGGCGCCGGAGGGGTTGA
- a CDS encoding tetratricopeptide repeat protein: MGLFDAGHDELLRSAGSDDTPLRTHEEHASNDFYGNASVLKRYAGLPRTASLAATVEHGVFYGDYVWEVDMDAPLPAVIAPSPARLDTLARHTPKATFAIGPMVHYAPPSLGPEELAAEKARLGSVLLAFPKHSCHWTQAIYDIDAFCHTLRRTGRDFDTVLVCLYWKDVLQGTARAFMERGFRCVTAGHMYSPYFLNRLRAIIEVADAGIANFFSSALGYCVHLGRPFRIAMQDMEFVTPDAAMQTHREHIFSTSSGSWEADIAEAFKGAPITITPHQRQLVDTMWGSAHVRDAATLRRILDLCAAMRTSGASVAASDCIAADMAALCMVEERPDDALLLLEGVLHRETPPARALATLAEAHLALGATERALDAARRLARSAPDDARLAGLLQRIATRTGASTVAP; the protein is encoded by the coding sequence ATGGGCCTGTTCGACGCCGGACATGACGAACTGCTGCGCAGCGCGGGCAGCGACGACACGCCGCTGCGCACGCACGAGGAGCACGCCTCCAACGATTTCTACGGCAACGCCTCCGTCCTGAAACGGTACGCGGGGCTGCCCCGCACCGCCAGTCTTGCCGCCACGGTGGAACACGGGGTCTTCTACGGCGACTATGTGTGGGAAGTGGACATGGACGCCCCCCTGCCCGCCGTCATCGCGCCATCGCCCGCACGCCTCGACACGCTGGCGCGGCACACGCCCAAGGCCACGTTCGCCATCGGGCCCATGGTGCACTACGCGCCGCCCTCCCTCGGTCCCGAAGAACTCGCGGCGGAGAAGGCGCGTCTCGGCAGTGTGCTGCTGGCCTTTCCCAAGCATTCGTGCCACTGGACGCAGGCCATCTACGACATCGACGCCTTCTGCCACACGTTGCGCCGCACAGGGCGCGACTTCGACACCGTGCTGGTGTGCCTCTACTGGAAGGACGTATTGCAGGGCACGGCCCGCGCCTTCATGGAACGCGGCTTCCGCTGCGTGACGGCAGGGCACATGTACAGCCCCTATTTCCTCAACAGGCTGCGGGCCATCATCGAGGTCGCCGACGCGGGCATCGCCAACTTCTTCTCCTCGGCCCTCGGGTACTGCGTCCACCTTGGCAGGCCGTTCCGCATCGCCATGCAGGACATGGAGTTCGTCACCCCCGACGCCGCCATGCAGACGCATCGCGAGCACATCTTCAGCACTTCGTCCGGGTCGTGGGAGGCAGACATCGCGGAGGCCTTCAAGGGTGCCCCCATCACCATCACCCCGCACCAGCGGCAACTGGTCGATACCATGTGGGGCAGCGCGCATGTCCGTGATGCGGCGACCCTGCGGCGCATCCTCGACCTGTGCGCGGCCATGCGCACCTCGGGGGCATCCGTCGCCGCCAGCGACTGCATCGCCGCCGACATGGCCGCCCTGTGCATGGTCGAAGAACGCCCCGACGACGCGCTGCTGTTGCTCGAGGGCGTACTGCACCGTGAGACGCCGCCGGCACGCGCCCTCGCCACACTGGCAGAGGCCCACCTCGCCCTCGGGGCCACGGAACGCGCCCTCGACGCGGCCCGACGCCTCGCCCGTAGCGCACCGGACGATGCCCGCCTCGCGGGGCTTCTGCAACGCATAGCCACCCGCACGGGTGCCTCGACGGTAGCACCATGA
- a CDS encoding N-acetylneuraminate synthase family protein: MTATPDCMSDTPSPLAPAGGRAAIIAEVGLNHGGDADLAWEMIESAWEHGADLVKLQSFAPGGLLHPSLPYAASMEGMMLSLRQHEALFERARRQGIALITTPFDAPTLDLCTRFRIAAVKVASMDLDNTAHLRAVARTGLPVILSCGMGDHADIGKALATLRESGATDVTLLHCISDYPARLEDMQLAEMPRLAARFGVPVGLSDHSLGLEASRMALALGARVIERHFTTDPALMERIPDADHDISITPAQLRELRLAAERTALALGGAERVLAPQESAGRTASRRGLYARTRLAAGHILRAEDVTALRPVAALPASALDAVLGRPCPCDLAPLAPIPASMLPSHEEAVTDDKEGAA; the protein is encoded by the coding sequence ATGACCGCGACACCAGATTGCATGTCCGATACGCCTTCGCCGCTTGCCCCCGCAGGAGGGCGTGCCGCCATCATCGCCGAAGTGGGACTCAACCACGGTGGCGACGCCGACCTCGCATGGGAGATGATCGAAAGCGCGTGGGAACACGGGGCCGACCTCGTCAAACTCCAGTCGTTCGCCCCCGGCGGGCTGCTGCACCCCTCGCTGCCCTACGCCGCAAGCATGGAGGGCATGATGCTCTCGCTGCGGCAGCACGAGGCCCTCTTCGAACGGGCGCGGCGTCAGGGCATCGCCCTCATCACCACCCCCTTCGACGCGCCCACGCTCGACCTTTGCACCCGCTTCCGCATCGCCGCCGTCAAGGTGGCTTCCATGGACCTCGACAACACGGCGCACCTGCGTGCCGTGGCGCGCACGGGCCTGCCGGTCATCCTCTCGTGCGGCATGGGCGACCACGCCGATATCGGCAAGGCCCTCGCCACATTGCGCGAGTCCGGCGCGACCGACGTCACGCTGCTGCACTGCATCTCCGACTATCCCGCAAGGCTCGAGGACATGCAGCTTGCCGAGATGCCGCGACTGGCGGCCCGCTTCGGCGTGCCCGTGGGCCTGTCCGACCACAGCCTCGGCCTCGAAGCCTCGCGCATGGCGCTGGCACTGGGGGCGAGGGTCATCGAACGCCACTTCACCACCGACCCGGCACTGATGGAACGCATCCCCGATGCCGACCACGACATTTCGATCACCCCGGCACAGTTGCGTGAACTGCGCCTCGCCGCGGAACGCACCGCCCTCGCCCTCGGCGGGGCCGAACGCGTGCTCGCCCCGCAAGAGAGCGCAGGACGCACGGCATCGCGCCGGGGTCTCTACGCCCGCACCCGCCTCGCCGCAGGGCATATCCTGCGTGCCGAGGACGTGACGGCCCTGCGCCCCGTGGCGGCATTGCCCGCATCGGCGCTGGACGCCGTGCTGGGCAGGCCCTGCCCCTGCGACCTTGCCCCGCTGGCACCCATTCCCGCGTCCATGCTGCCCAGCCACGAAGAAGCCGTAACAGACGACAAGGAAGGTGCCGCATGA
- a CDS encoding radical SAM/SPASM domain-containing protein yields the protein MTPQPLPRVVNLELTNRCDMGCVFCDHAAMRGTMRMGDMPPERLDAIVDQLLDALAGRRLPEIGMVGLGEPMLNRHLETHLASLARIAPHCDRVTFNSNLVHLDDAKARLMLGSVATACTFSVNAPDREHYRRIMGRDLFERVLANLTGFLEVRRRLRPDFPVGVQIMEQQGGEVQKLTARIPADLCEGVSFFVRRLYSKPALVDHVAHSDTPDVRPFDVTEARYPCYELYSKVYIDIDGNLYPCTIGNDCHRAGSGLHIGNVDETPVGALFNGAALAAARARAEADALPFPECAACNIWALTPNNFERTHEGRWTLRPDHRRAFGL from the coding sequence ATGACGCCGCAACCTCTTCCCCGCGTGGTCAACCTCGAACTGACCAACCGTTGCGACATGGGCTGCGTCTTCTGCGACCATGCCGCCATGCGCGGCACCATGCGCATGGGCGACATGCCGCCGGAGAGACTCGACGCCATCGTCGACCAGCTTCTCGACGCCCTCGCGGGCCGCAGATTGCCCGAGATAGGCATGGTGGGCCTCGGCGAACCCATGCTGAACCGCCACCTCGAGACGCACCTTGCAAGCCTCGCCCGCATCGCCCCGCACTGCGACAGGGTGACCTTCAACTCCAACCTCGTGCATCTCGACGACGCCAAGGCCCGCCTCATGCTGGGTTCCGTCGCCACGGCATGCACCTTCTCGGTGAACGCCCCCGACCGCGAACACTACCGGCGCATCATGGGACGCGACCTCTTCGAACGGGTGCTCGCCAACCTCACGGGCTTTCTCGAAGTGCGCCGGCGGCTGCGCCCCGACTTCCCGGTGGGTGTGCAAATCATGGAACAGCAGGGCGGCGAGGTGCAGAAACTCACAGCGCGCATCCCCGCCGACCTGTGCGAGGGCGTCTCGTTCTTCGTGCGCAGACTCTACAGCAAGCCCGCGCTGGTCGACCATGTGGCGCACAGCGACACCCCCGACGTGCGCCCCTTCGACGTGACCGAAGCCCGCTATCCCTGTTACGAGTTGTACAGCAAGGTCTACATCGACATCGACGGCAACCTGTATCCCTGCACCATCGGCAACGACTGCCACAGGGCGGGCAGCGGGCTGCACATCGGCAATGTGGACGAGACCCCGGTCGGCGCGCTCTTCAACGGCGCAGCACTCGCCGCGGCACGCGCAAGGGCCGAGGCCGACGCGCTGCCCTTTCCCGAATGTGCGGCCTGCAACATATGGGCACTCACCCCCAACAACTTCGAACGCACGCACGAAGGCCGCTGGACCCTGCGCCCCGACCACAGGCGGGCCTTCGGCCTCTGA
- a CDS encoding DegT/DnrJ/EryC1/StrS family aminotransferase, whose product MSFTPASAFIPFSPPQIGPEEEHELLEALRSGWITTGPRVRAFEAATAAVAGATHGVATFSCTDAMLVALAAFGVGPGDEVITTPYTFISTAQVILHRGARPVFVDVDPRTFNIDPARIEAAITPRTRGIMPVHFAGQVCDMDAILAIARRHGLFVIEDAAHAFGATHNGHPVGTLGDVACFSFYATKNITTAEGGMAVTSDADLAQRMRVLSMYGISDAREIWQKRYTRAGNIHYDVQELGYKCNMTDLCAALGLVQLRRMDAIAAARRSYAAIYDEAFADLPVTTPHVAPYAGHAWHLYPLRLDLDRISLSRDEVILRLKECNVGTSVMFTPLHLFSYFQREMGFNEGDFPVAEDLFSRVVCLPMSPALGEERIRKVAETVAHVVTEGAR is encoded by the coding sequence ATGAGCTTCACTCCCGCATCCGCATTCATCCCCTTCTCTCCGCCGCAGATAGGCCCGGAAGAGGAGCACGAACTTCTCGAGGCCCTGCGCAGCGGCTGGATAACCACCGGCCCCCGCGTGCGCGCCTTCGAAGCCGCCACAGCAGCCGTGGCGGGCGCGACCCACGGCGTGGCCACGTTCTCGTGCACCGACGCCATGCTTGTGGCTTTGGCCGCCTTCGGGGTCGGCCCCGGCGACGAGGTGATAACCACCCCGTACACCTTCATCTCCACGGCGCAGGTCATCCTGCATCGCGGGGCGCGCCCCGTGTTCGTGGATGTGGACCCGCGCACCTTCAACATCGACCCCGCCCGCATCGAGGCCGCCATCACCCCGCGCACGAGGGGCATCATGCCCGTGCACTTCGCGGGGCAGGTGTGCGACATGGACGCCATCCTCGCCATCGCCCGCAGGCACGGTCTCTTCGTCATCGAGGATGCCGCCCACGCCTTCGGCGCCACCCACAACGGGCACCCCGTGGGCACACTGGGCGACGTGGCGTGCTTCAGCTTCTACGCCACCAAGAACATCACCACGGCCGAAGGCGGCATGGCCGTCACCAGCGATGCCGACCTCGCACAGCGTATGCGGGTGCTCTCCATGTACGGCATCAGCGACGCACGCGAGATATGGCAGAAGCGCTACACCCGCGCGGGCAACATCCACTATGACGTGCAGGAGCTCGGCTACAAGTGCAACATGACCGACCTGTGTGCCGCGCTGGGGCTGGTGCAGCTGCGCCGCATGGACGCCATCGCCGCCGCCCGCCGCAGCTACGCCGCCATCTACGACGAGGCGTTCGCCGACCTGCCCGTGACGACGCCCCATGTCGCCCCCTACGCGGGGCACGCATGGCACCTCTACCCGCTGCGGCTCGACCTTGACCGCATCAGCCTCTCACGCGACGAGGTCATCCTGCGCCTCAAGGAATGCAACGTGGGAACGAGCGTCATGTTCACGCCGTTGCACCTCTTCTCGTACTTCCAGCGCGAGATGGGGTTCAACGAAGGCGACTTCCCCGTGGCCGAAGACCTCTTCTCGCGCGTGGTATGTCTGCCCATGTCGCCCGCCCTCGGTGAAGAGCGCATCCGCAAGGTGGCCGAGACCGTGGCGCACGTCGTCACCGAAGGCGCGAGGTAG
- a CDS encoding WbqC family protein — MLLQPFYFPWAGMFDMMSRCDLFVFYDDAQFVRGSWQSRNRILSPQGVKWLSVAIDRSGHVGTAIRDMRVNDREGWRTKHLNQLREAYRKTPHFDLVYPEVETLLAQDSDRLVDFSTGSVLLCARLLGIATPVACASTFDVGPCRGEEKVIALMRAAGADCYYDGASGVELYAPERFAAAGLALRFHAYEHPVYEQGDSLREHAALAKAGSAAAPDVQGTPDTTGTGGARPFTPYLSVLDLLFRTGPQALDILRSGNREVA; from the coding sequence ATGTTGCTTCAGCCCTTCTACTTTCCGTGGGCGGGCATGTTCGACATGATGTCGCGCTGCGACCTCTTCGTGTTCTACGATGACGCGCAATTCGTCCGGGGCAGCTGGCAGAGTCGCAACCGCATCCTCTCGCCGCAGGGGGTGAAGTGGCTTTCCGTGGCCATCGACAGGTCGGGACATGTGGGCACCGCCATCCGCGACATGCGCGTCAACGACCGTGAAGGCTGGCGGACGAAGCACCTCAACCAGCTGCGCGAGGCATACCGCAAGACCCCCCACTTCGACCTCGTGTACCCGGAGGTGGAGACGCTGCTGGCGCAGGACTCGGACAGGCTTGTGGACTTCTCCACCGGCAGCGTGCTGCTGTGTGCGCGGCTGCTTGGCATCGCAACGCCCGTAGCCTGCGCTTCGACCTTCGATGTCGGGCCGTGCCGGGGCGAAGAGAAGGTCATCGCCCTCATGCGCGCGGCAGGGGCAGACTGCTATTACGACGGTGCCAGCGGCGTGGAACTCTACGCACCCGAACGGTTCGCCGCCGCGGGGCTGGCATTGCGCTTCCATGCCTATGAGCACCCCGTCTACGAACAGGGTGACAGCCTGCGTGAGCATGCGGCCCTTGCGAAGGCTGGAAGCGCTGCCGCGCCGGACGTACAGGGCACGCCGGACACGACGGGCACAGGCGGCGCACGTCCCTTCACGCCCTACCTTTCCGTACTCGACCTGCTCTTCCGCACCGGGCCGCAAGCGCTGGACATCCTGCGTTCCGGCAACCGCGAGGTCGCCTGA